Proteins encoded together in one Bombyx mori chromosome 24, ASM3026992v2 window:
- the LOC101742720 gene encoding regulator of chromosome condensation isoform X2, which yields MPAARGVKRAASKSSTTTSASGPKNKKKRGAIQLEIPTAPKKRGRVLTCGQGDVGQLGLGEDVVETTKFKYVTALGDKIVDVQAGGMHTIALDSSGKIWTFGCNDEGALGRATSNEKDEGTPKQVSLPVAAVAVSAGDSHSAALLQNGDVYAWGSFRDSHGSMGLVVRGREGKPCKEPVKIDIGEPAVEIASGGDHLVVLTTSGGVFTLGCGEQGQLGRLAQRSASRDARQGFSALLVPARVTLRQAAARVWAGHHATFVLDAQHARLFAFGLNNYGQLGITGEKRKTALFSPTECDALRAVGDDHAWSAVALGQHHTLTLAANGQIYALGRCEYGRLGLGDKSGDAETLELIPKLQNKKCISIAAGTSNSFAVTDSGEVYSWGMGSEGQLGTGESEDLNEPTLAAVDSRAPLRVSAGGQHTVLLVEETSSQREPSPIPERETESQQSEDTEEEEEETSRADITEQEGEITSTSAAKPEDVSNDTEPQTGPRKAGARRAPRGAPPRTRRRL from the exons ATGCCGGCGGCACGGGGTGTGAAGCGTGCTGCTTCCAAATCATCGACCACGACATCAGCTTCGGGAccgaaaaacaagaaaaaacgcGGAG CAATACAGTTGGAGATACCCACTGCTCCAAAGAAGCGAGGACGTGTTCTGACATGTGGACAAGGAGACGTTGGCCAGCTCGGCCTTGGAGAAGACGTAGTGGAAACTACAAA attcaaatatgTGACTGCATTAGGTGATAAAATAGTTGATGTGCAAGCAGGTGGTATGCACACTATAGCATTGGACAGCAGTGGAAAG ATTTGGACTTTTGGTTGTAATGACGAAGGTGCCCTTGGACGTGCCACCAGCAATGAGAAGGATGAAGGGACTCCCAAACAGGTTTCTTTGCCTGTCGCAGCTGTGGCTGTCTCGGCTGGAGACTCACACTCTGCTGCTTTATTGCAGAATGGAGATGTTTATGCTTGGGGGTCTTTCCGA GATTCTCATGGTAGCATGGGACTGGTTGTCCGAGGGCGCGAAGGAAAACCCTGCAAAGAACCTGTTAAGATTGACATCGGAGAGCCAGCCGTAGAAATAGCATCAGGGGGTGATCATCTAGTTGTATTGACG ACATCAGGCGGTGTATTCACACTGGGCTGCGGGGAACAAGGGCAGCTGGGCAGGCTGGCGCAGAGATCAGCGTCTCGAGACGCCAGGCAGGGCTTCA GCGCGCTGCTGGTGCCGGCGCGGGTGACGctgcggcaggcggcggcgcgCGTGTGGGCGGGCCACCACGCCACCTTCGTGCTGGACGCGCAGCACGCCAGACTCTTCGCCTTCGGACTCAACAACTACGGACAGCTCG GCATAACGGGTGAGAAACGTAAAACAGCGTTGTTTTCTCCGACCGAGTGTGACGCACTACGAGCCGTCGGAGACGATCACGCGTGGAGCGCTGTGGCCCTCGGACAACATCACACACTGACGCTCGCTGCCAACGGACAGATATATGCGCTGGGACGTTGTGAATATGGGAG GCTAGGTCTGGGCGACAAATCTGGCGACGCGGAGACTCTAGAACTAATACCCAAGCTGCAGAACAAGAAATGCATCAGTATAGCGGCCGGCACCAGCAATTCCTTCGCCGTCACAGACTCCG GCGAAGTGTACTCTTGGGGCATGGGCAGCGAGGGGCAGCTGGGCACCGGAGAGAGCGAGGACCTCAACGAGCCCACCCTCGCCGCCGTCGACAGCCGTGCGCCCCTCCGCGTCTCCGCCGGCGGACAACACACCGTGCTGCTGGTC GAGGAAACATCGTCGCAGAGAGAACCTTCCCCGATTCCTGAACGTGAGACGGAATCCCAACAATCCGAGGACaccgaggaggaggaggaggagacgAGTAGAGCGGACATCACCGAGCAAGAGGGAGAGATCACCTCGACGTCTGCAGCCAAACCTGAGGACGTCTCCAACGATACGGAACCTCAG ACAGGGCCGAGAAAGGCCGGGGCTCGGCGGGCCCCCCGCGGCGCCCCCCCGCGCACCAGGAGGCGCCTTTAG